The Scleropages formosus chromosome 20, fSclFor1.1, whole genome shotgun sequence genomic interval TGCTGGCCCCCGAAGTAGTGTGCTGCTTTGTGGGACTTTTTTGACAGGCTTTTGGCAGCAGTGATGTTCTCTTTCCCCTAACCCTTGGAGAACGTTTAAGAGAACTGCCAAGTTGcccattttctgttgttttcttggGGGTTAATGGTTCTGGAGATGCGTTGCTGTATGAAGACTTGAAGGTGCTTATGTATTCACAATCTGAGGTAGAGTTTTTGCTTCTGTGACTTTCCGTGTCAGTGTTATCAGCATTTACCTTCTGTAAGAGTGTTGTCTTTAAACTGGACTCCCTTTCAGGACCAGATGCATCCTCTAGTGAATCTTGGCACTGGAGGACTTCTCTTACAGGGTGGGAGAAGTTGGTCTGAGATTTAGGACTGgtgcatttatttatggaaTGGACATTACTTGACTTAGATCTGGAAGGTGAGATATTCTGGACGATGGCCTCCAACCTTTTCCCCCTCCTGGAGCGAGGAGGAAGCTTCTTTCTTTGAAAAGCTCTCTTGTGCGCAAGTATGCTCCCATTGAGAATGGGATCATCGTATACTGGAGACTTTGCTTTTTGGCCCTCAGGCGATATGCCCTTGCTGTCCAACAGGTCATTGCTAGACCGCGATGGCGGCCGGCAAGTTTCCGGTATATCAGCTGGCAGTTTCCGTAATCCATTGCTGACGATGGGCACTTCCACAATGTTACTGCCAAGGCTGCTCTCAAGAGAATATCCTACTTCCGGAGGTGCTGCTTGAGGCTCCGTAACAGAAAGATCTACTGGTTCCTCCTGTCCTGTGACATTAGAAACATCGTCTATAGAATTATCTCCAGTAGGAGAGCTTAGTGTTTGTGGCAGAACGAAAACAACTTCCGTTTCATCCAATGAGGTAGCAGGAGGGGATAAGGGGTCTTCTAAAGGACTAATATATTCCCCATTTAAAGAATTACACAAGTTCCGAGAATCAACATTATCCAGAAAAATCACTGGCTCCTCAGTTcgggaaataaagaaaaacacttcagaatcacactttttcccctctccccctGTGTTGGTAAGGAGGCTTTTTGTGGATATTTCCTTGACTTCTGAGAAGCTGTTGCCAGTACAATTATGTTGGCAGCCACTTCCATCACTTTCCTGAGAATGCGTGCATTCTGAGGCATTGTCTCCAAGTTTAGGTTCAAGTTTTTCCACCCCCAGTGGATGGCCATCTTTGTTCCCATTCATCTCAAGAGCCTGCTGCACAAAACAGGTCCCTGCTATGCTCTCCATTAAGTGCGCCTGTGTACTTGTCTCAAACAGCTCAGACTGTGACGTCAACCCAACAGGCTTAGCAGCATGCTGCAAGATGCATTGGTCAATGTCCACATGAAGTGCCCCTTGTCCCGCTTCATTGGCTAACATATCTGCTTCATGCGTAGGAGAGTGCCGGGATAATTTTCTATGTATGGACGGAAGCCCACAGATAGAGGGGTTATGGGACGAGAAGACTCGAGACCTGCTAACATAGGAAAGGGTGACAGTGGCATTGGAAAAGGCATTGTctggttgcacctgctgactgGATTGAGGCATGTGATCAGAGTCGCTCTCTGGAAAGCCAAGGCCCTTGCTGCTCCCAGGACCAATGCTGTACCAGCTGGGCGTCTTCACCATGCGCAGGGCCTCCATGGAGTTGCTTTTCAGCAGGATGTCGTCACTCTTCCTTGTCAGGTTCAATGCAGAGGGGAGGCTGCTCTTGGAAAGGTCTTGAGGCAGTAAACCATCTGACTTACTGGGAGATAGAGGTTCCATATCAACtgtgaaatacacaaaaaatatgtctgaaaaaataaaggCGCCTTATTAATACCCAGTAACAGCCTTGAAATGTAGTTATACTTCCACATTGGCAATGAAAAATTTCACTGTGACTGTGCCaagatatgaaaaaaaattcacaaagaaAAGTTTAGATGCCATCAAGCCACATTTTTGTCAAGGAGGA includes:
- the LOC108940020 gene encoding retinoic acid-induced protein 1 isoform X2, giving the protein MEPLSPSKSDGLLPQDLSKSSLPSALNLTRKSDDILLKSNSMEALRMVKTPSWYSIGPGSSKGLGFPESDSDHMPQSSQQVQPDNAFSNATVTLSYVSRSRVFSSHNPSICGLPSIHRKLSRHSPTHEADMLANEAGQGALHVDIDQCILQHAAKPVGLTSQSELFETSTQAHLMESIAGTCFVQQALEMNGNKDGHPLGVEKLEPKLGDNASECTHSQESDGSGCQHNCTGNSFSEVKEISTKSLLTNTGGEGKKCDSEVFFFISRTEEPVIFLDNVDSRNLCNSLNGEYISPLEDPLSPPATSLDETEVVFVLPQTLSSPTGDNSIDDVSNVTGQEEPVDLSVTEPQAAPPEVGYSLESSLGSNIVEVPIVSNGLRKLPADIPETCRPPSRSSNDLLDSKGISPEGQKAKSPVYDDPILNGSILAHKRAFQRKKLPPRSRRGKRLEAIVQNISPSRSKSSNVHSINKCTSPKSQTNFSHPVREVLQCQDSLEDASGPERESSLKTTLLQKVNADNTDTESHRSKNSTSDCEYISTFKSSYSNASPEPLTPKKTTENGQLGSSLKRSPRVRGKRTSLLPKACQKSPTKQHTTSGASKAMPTSKKAHITKRKRKKRKAGQSSLFSPQEPEIKLKYVNYKEEKRDMKADTFSPFIRMEVKEYSTCTVVNYAEEENTRLKKGQQQAPSGFVSGIIPTTSCLQLGRVSTESKCQNSLVCCLCSRSANAVDLGDLHGPYYPEGYKPAAKAQRSKQGLKEEEYSDSDSSFSARSRRRAQAHTSWPPRPAHRLKREDVLGSSHTLATDSEGLESPSSKRPRTELITDDWYSPPVVPLDTNEYWVHEDCGIWSAGVFLVKGKLYGLEEAVRLAQETVCSTCNRVGATLGCFFKGCPNKYHYPCAMQSDCVLNEDNFSMKCTKHKNKSFKGFSANRQETR
- the LOC108940020 gene encoding retinoic acid-induced protein 1 isoform X1 encodes the protein MEPLSPSKSDGLLPQDLSKSSLPSALNLTRKSDDILLKSNSMEALRMVKTPSWYSIGPGSSKGLGFPESDSDHMPQSSQQVQPDNAFSNATVTLSYVSRSRVFSSHNPSICGLPSIHRKLSRHSPTHEADMLANEAGQGALHVDIDQCILQHAAKPVGLTSQSELFETSTQAHLMESIAGTCFVQQALEMNGNKDGHPLGVEKLEPKLGDNASECTHSQESDGSGCQHNCTGNSFSEVKEISTKSLLTNTGGEGKKCDSEVFFFISRTEEPVIFLDNVDSRNLCNSLNGEYISPLEDPLSPPATSLDETEVVFVLPQTLSSPTGDNSIDDVSNVTGQEEPVDLSVTEPQAAPPEVGYSLESSLGSNIVEVPIVSNGLRKLPADIPETCRPPSRSSNDLLDSKGISPEGQKAKSPVYDDPILNGSILAHKRAFQRKKLPPRSRRGKRLEAIVQNISPSRSKSSNVHSINKCTSPKSQTNFSHPVREVLQCQDSLEDASGPERESSLKTTLLQKVNADNTDTESHRSKNSTSDCEYISTFKSSYSNASPEPLTPKKTTENGQLGSSLKRSPRVRGKRTSLLPKACQKSPTKQHTTSGASKAMPTSKKAHITKRKRKKRKAGQSSLFSPQEPEIKLKYVNYKEEKRDMKADTFSPFIRMEVKEYSTCTVVNYAEEENTRLKKGQQQAPSGFVSGIIPTTSCLQLGRVSTESKCQNSLVCCLCSRSANAVDLGDLHGPYYPEGYKPAAKAQRSKQGLKEEEYSDSDSSFSARSRRRAQAHTSWPPRPAHRLKREDVLGSSHTLATDSEGLESPSSKRPRTELITDDWYSPPVVPLDTNEYWVHEDCGIWSAGVFLVKGKLYGLEEAVRLAQETVCSTCNRVGATLGCFFKGCPNKYHYPCAMQSDCVLNEDNFSMKCTKHKVGSLILTHQAIGLHVSEAVKEWKFIYKRCL